One genomic region from Proteus vulgaris encodes:
- a CDS encoding methyl-accepting chemotaxis protein: protein MFRFRKLKISTSLYLLLMMFCVMQVISSGISLGIVHLNNEQITRVDIDTSKRDELGLSWASLIQTRNAINRVAIAVKTEQSTDYIQSIESIALSRLETANTHFQNFLADINKEAIPTEEKEIVEAVKNDYHVLYGALTELHSMLKNDNFQGFLDQPTERYQTAMENSFNTYMNYVQTEITESIEQGHRSYTIAILMFIGAIAMVIVVSIAAHRWLSFNIIKPFASLSRYFNDVATGKLNREILVFTDDEIGDVFRRLRDMRGELARSIRIVRDNSHAMYSGIQEISKGNTDLSSRTEQQAASLEETAASMEELTATVKQNADNALQASKLAESASETAIRGGKITHSVVETMDAITQSSQKIGAIISVIDGIAFQTNILALNAAVEAARAGEQGRGFSVVAGEVRNLAQRSADAAKEIKLLIDESVLRVSQGSQLVNNAGQTMEELVTSVNKVTELMAEIASASDEQSRGIHQVADAVSQMDQVTQQNAALVEQSASAAAALEDQANNLVDAVSAFELPDTDESNNSSSLEGNGLKKADKKSFFKKTH from the coding sequence ATGTTTAGGTTTCGCAAATTAAAGATATCCACCAGTCTCTATTTATTGCTGATGATGTTTTGCGTTATGCAGGTGATTTCTAGTGGTATTTCGCTAGGGATCGTTCATTTGAATAACGAACAGATCACCAGAGTAGATATAGATACATCTAAGCGAGATGAATTAGGATTAAGTTGGGCATCTTTAATACAAACACGTAATGCGATTAATCGTGTAGCTATTGCAGTGAAAACTGAACAGTCAACGGATTATATTCAATCTATTGAATCAATTGCACTTTCACGTTTGGAAACGGCGAATACTCATTTTCAAAATTTCCTTGCTGATATTAATAAAGAGGCAATCCCAACAGAAGAAAAAGAAATCGTTGAAGCAGTAAAAAACGATTACCACGTTTTATATGGTGCATTAACTGAATTACATAGCATGTTAAAAAACGATAACTTCCAAGGTTTTTTAGATCAACCAACAGAACGTTATCAAACAGCGATGGAAAATTCATTTAACACTTATATGAATTATGTTCAGACTGAAATTACTGAATCTATAGAGCAAGGACATCGCTCTTATACTATTGCTATCTTGATGTTTATCGGTGCAATAGCGATGGTTATTGTTGTATCAATCGCCGCTCATCGTTGGCTAAGTTTTAATATCATTAAACCTTTCGCAAGTTTAAGCCGTTATTTTAATGATGTTGCCACCGGTAAATTAAATCGTGAAATTCTTGTCTTCACCGATGATGAAATAGGGGATGTGTTTAGACGACTACGAGATATGCGTGGTGAGCTCGCGCGTTCTATTCGTATCGTTCGTGATAACAGCCATGCTATGTATTCTGGTATTCAAGAAATTTCCAAAGGAAATACGGATTTATCCTCAAGAACTGAACAACAAGCTGCTTCGTTAGAAGAAACTGCGGCAAGCATGGAAGAGTTAACAGCAACGGTAAAACAAAATGCTGATAACGCCCTGCAAGCGAGCAAACTCGCAGAGTCTGCTTCTGAAACAGCGATACGTGGTGGAAAAATCACGCATAGTGTTGTTGAAACCATGGATGCGATTACACAAAGTTCTCAAAAGATAGGGGCTATTATCAGTGTGATTGATGGTATTGCGTTCCAAACCAATATATTAGCACTTAACGCCGCGGTTGAAGCTGCGCGCGCAGGTGAACAAGGGCGTGGATTCTCTGTTGTTGCTGGAGAAGTTCGTAACCTTGCTCAACGCAGTGCTGATGCTGCAAAAGAGATCAAATTATTGATTGATGAATCTGTTTTACGAGTCTCTCAAGGTTCTCAACTCGTTAATAATGCAGGGCAGACAATGGAGGAACTCGTCACATCAGTAAATAAAGTCACTGAATTAATGGCAGAAATCGCCTCAGCTTCTGATGAACAAAGTCGAGGTATTCACCAAGTCGCTGATGCAGTCAGTCAGATGGATCAGGTGACACAGCAAAACGCTGCTTTGGTGGAGCAATCAGCATCTGCTGCCGCAGCATTGGAAGATCAGGCTAATAACCTTGTTGATGCTGTATCGGCATTCGAGTTGCCTGACACGGATGAGAGTAATAATTCTTCATCCCTAGAAGGTAATGGGTTGAAAAAAGCAGATAAAAAATCATTTTTTAAAAAGACCCATTAA